The Primulina huaijiensis isolate GDHJ02 unplaced genomic scaffold, ASM1229523v2 scaffold20931, whole genome shotgun sequence genome includes a region encoding these proteins:
- the LOC140966991 gene encoding uncharacterized protein, translated as MEMGEMWKEIRMLRQQLGGREPAPKGESLFSLAILEEEFPPNFQQSNVGEYDGHADPEEHLGRFENAALLHQYSDEVRCRVFLGTLVRSAQQWFNTLQPISIQSFEDFSTAFLQRFASSKRHQKNYLSMFVMKQQEAESFREFVHCFNGAALEIPAATPDIMISAFTQGLREGEFFKSLVKKPQSSYDDLLARTKKYVNLEDAQRHNRMEQRPGVSGVEGAERRGRKRGTGEGDEDKARGIR; from the coding sequence ATGGAGATGGGAGAAATGTGGAAGGAAATACGGATGTTGAGGCAACAGTTGGGAGGTAGAGAGCCGGCGCCCAAGGGAGAAAGTCTTTTTTCACTTGCCATTTTGGAAGAAGAGTTTCCTCCAAATTTCCAACAGTCGAATGTAGGAGAATATGACGGACATGCTGATCCAGAAGAACACTTGGGGAGGTTTGAGAATGCGGCTCTGTTGCATCAGTATTCAGATGAAGTCAGgtgcagggtgtttctgggcacgctggtgaggtcagcccaacAATGGTTTAACACCCTGCAGCCCATCTCTATACaatctttcgaggatttttctACGGCTTTCTTGCAGCGATTTGCTAGTAGCaaaaggcatcagaaaaattatctGAGCATGTTCGTGATGAAACAACAAGAAGCCGAAAGTTTTCGAGAATTTGTCCATTGTTTCAATGGTGCAGCGCTGGAGATACCAGCAGCTACACcggacatcatgataagtgccttcACACAAGGATTGAGGGAAGGAGAATTTTTCAAATCGCTGGTCAAGAAACCGCAGTCAAGTTATGATGATCTGTTAGCTCGGacgaaaaaatatgtaaatctagAGGATGCCCAGCGGCACAATAGGATGGAGCAACGGCCTGGGGTAAGTGGAGTTGAGGGAGCGGAAAGAAGAGGTAGGAAGAGAGGTACGGGTGAGGGGGATGAGGATAAAGCTAGAGGCATAAGATAA